In one uncultured Methanoregula sp. genomic region, the following are encoded:
- the nth gene encoding endonuclease III: protein MKKQDAAQIYSLLLKEYPDARESPTTVCRGTPFEVLILTILSAQTTDKAVLKVKPTLFSKYPGPQELSKARTPDVEKIIHSLGYYHAKAKNIIAASQALLDNYGGNVPETMDELLAIPGVGRKTANIVLYHALGRNEGIAVDTHVRRLSQRIGFSDTDNVAVIERDLMALFLQETWGDLTDVLIAHGRATCDAKKPLCDQCVISGKCRYFRNGKQIA, encoded by the coding sequence ATGAAAAAACAGGATGCCGCTCAGATCTATTCGCTGCTTTTAAAAGAGTATCCTGATGCACGGGAATCCCCGACAACGGTCTGCAGGGGCACGCCGTTTGAAGTCCTTATTCTCACGATCCTCTCCGCCCAGACAACGGACAAGGCAGTCCTGAAAGTAAAGCCCACGCTCTTCTCGAAGTACCCGGGCCCGCAGGAGCTCTCGAAGGCTCGGACGCCGGACGTGGAGAAAATTATCCACAGCCTCGGCTACTACCATGCGAAGGCTAAGAACATCATCGCCGCATCGCAGGCCCTGCTCGACAATTACGGGGGGAATGTACCGGAGACGATGGATGAACTCCTCGCGATCCCGGGTGTCGGGCGCAAGACCGCCAACATAGTTCTTTACCACGCGCTCGGCAGGAACGAGGGGATAGCTGTCGACACCCATGTCCGCCGGCTCTCGCAGCGGATTGGCTTTTCGGATACCGACAACGTGGCGGTCATCGAGCGCGATCTCATGGCCCTCTTTCTGCAGGAGACCTGGGGCGATCTCACGGACGTCCTGATCGCCCACGGCCGGGCAACCTGCGATGCGAAGAAGCCCCTGTGCGATCAGTGCGTGATAAGCGGGAAGTGCCGGTATTTCCGGAATGGAAAACAAATTGCATAG
- a CDS encoding DUF134 domain-containing protein yields the protein MAADENSDVNECPRRGRPRLRRTIASTSESRCYKPCCCPEKEGQGISLHPDEIELIRLVDLEGLEQEEAAEKLGVSRKTAWRDLHEARRKIADALVNGKGIEMAGCTKAAEGRCPKCPR from the coding sequence ATGGCAGCGGATGAAAACAGCGATGTTAACGAGTGTCCCCGCCGGGGAAGGCCACGGCTCAGGCGCACGATCGCCAGTACCTCGGAATCCCGCTGCTACAAACCCTGCTGCTGTCCTGAGAAGGAAGGACAGGGAATCTCGCTGCATCCCGATGAGATCGAGCTGATACGGCTCGTCGATCTCGAAGGGCTCGAACAGGAAGAGGCGGCAGAAAAACTCGGGGTTTCGCGCAAGACCGCATGGCGCGATCTCCATGAAGCCCGGCGCAAGATCGCTGATGCGCTCGTCAACGGGAAAGGCATCGAGATGGCCGGCTGCACAAAAGCAGCGGAAGGCCGGTGCCCGAAATGCCCACGGTAA
- a CDS encoding DUF169 domain-containing protein → MSNEPMKIPINYAEASETLKNVLGLKGSPVAIKFATSKEEIPAGMEELDRTIRHCTMVNLARNEWKTFYAPAGKHECNGGAWALGLKEITPTLKTGDFYFKLGKYNSAAACKRTIDRVPHIGTGDTYATLYAPLEKTPFTPHVIMIVTTPRNMLKLAQSTLFRLGGRIHAEFSGIQSVCSDATAQTYLTGLANFSLGCDGSRKFSGIADDEMVMGFPAEMLPGITAALKIVVGAPGSK, encoded by the coding sequence ATGAGCAACGAACCCATGAAAATACCGATCAATTATGCCGAGGCATCGGAAACCCTCAAAAATGTTCTGGGCCTGAAAGGTTCCCCGGTGGCCATAAAATTCGCGACAAGTAAGGAAGAGATTCCCGCAGGTATGGAGGAACTGGACAGAACGATCCGGCATTGCACAATGGTGAACCTTGCCCGGAATGAGTGGAAAACATTCTATGCACCTGCCGGAAAACACGAGTGCAATGGCGGTGCGTGGGCACTGGGACTCAAAGAGATAACTCCGACGTTAAAGACCGGCGATTTTTATTTCAAGCTCGGAAAATATAACAGCGCTGCTGCCTGCAAACGGACCATTGACCGGGTTCCCCATATTGGTACCGGAGATACCTATGCAACGCTGTATGCACCGCTCGAAAAGACGCCATTCACCCCGCACGTCATCATGATTGTGACAACTCCCCGGAACATGCTCAAACTTGCACAGAGCACACTGTTCCGGCTTGGCGGCAGGATTCATGCGGAGTTCTCCGGTATCCAGTCCGTCTGTTCCGATGCAACGGCCCAGACCTACTTGACCGGGCTTGCGAACTTCTCGCTCGGGTGCGACGGCTCGCGGAAATTCTCCGGGATTGCCGATGACGAGATGGTGATGGGGTTCCCGGCCGAGATGCTCCCCGGGATTACCGCAGCGCTGAAGATCGTGGTCGGGGCACCCGGTTCAAAATAG
- the atwA gene encoding methyl coenzyme M reductase system, component A2, protein MSKPFISVHDLCMDFNDTRVLNKVSFEIPEGEIMGVIGRSGAGKSVLMHLLRGVEKPPTKGSIIYHMAACDRCMFMDVQSRAGKKCPECGGDLVAVDVDLWDEKSNGMKSRVMNRTAIMFQRTFALYGDDRVIENVLHALDDIRYPQEHAISRAADLIDQVRLSHRMMHIARDLSGGEKQRVVLARQLAKNPSMLFADEPTGTLDPATARLVHGMLIDAARKNGMGMVVTSHFSQVIEDMANRAMLLVDGGIASIGSPKTVIRAFVKDYHEIESSEPVELGEKILSARDVTKRYISVDRGVIKAVNMVTFDVAKKEIFGIIGKSGAGKTTLSGIISGIIEPTSGEMNILIGDDWVDMTKPGIDQRGRAKEYIGLLHQEYDLFPHRTVIDNLTDSIGLDFPKELAIRKAIVTLRMAGFTEEKSKEILNRYPGELSDGERHRVALAQVLIREPRIVILDEPTGTMDPITKQDVKHSILNARDEMDETFIVVSHDMDFVRDICDRLALMRGGKIIDIGPTAAILALVTEEEKTH, encoded by the coding sequence ATGTCAAAACCATTTATCAGCGTACACGACCTCTGTATGGATTTCAACGATACGCGGGTTCTGAACAAAGTATCGTTCGAGATCCCGGAAGGGGAAATCATGGGCGTCATAGGGAGGAGCGGCGCAGGCAAGAGCGTGCTGATGCACCTCCTTCGTGGCGTTGAAAAACCACCGACCAAAGGCTCCATCATTTACCATATGGCTGCCTGTGATCGCTGCATGTTCATGGATGTGCAGAGCCGGGCCGGTAAAAAATGTCCCGAGTGCGGCGGGGATCTCGTGGCCGTTGATGTCGATCTCTGGGACGAGAAGAGCAACGGGATGAAGTCCCGGGTCATGAACCGGACCGCTATCATGTTCCAGCGCACGTTCGCGCTCTACGGTGACGACCGGGTGATCGAGAACGTGCTCCACGCACTCGACGATATCCGGTACCCGCAGGAGCATGCCATCAGCCGGGCTGCGGACCTGATCGACCAGGTCAGGCTCTCGCACCGGATGATGCATATCGCCCGCGACCTTTCGGGCGGCGAGAAGCAGCGGGTCGTGCTTGCCCGGCAGCTGGCCAAAAACCCGTCAATGCTCTTTGCCGACGAACCTACCGGAACGCTCGACCCGGCAACTGCCCGGCTGGTGCACGGGATGCTCATCGATGCTGCAAGAAAGAACGGGATGGGCATGGTTGTCACGTCGCACTTCTCGCAGGTGATCGAGGACATGGCAAACCGTGCGATGCTACTCGTGGATGGCGGGATCGCCTCCATCGGCTCACCAAAAACGGTGATTCGTGCATTTGTAAAAGATTACCATGAGATCGAATCCTCCGAGCCCGTGGAACTTGGGGAGAAGATCCTCTCCGCCCGGGACGTGACAAAACGTTATATCTCGGTGGACCGTGGGGTCATAAAAGCCGTGAACATGGTCACGTTCGATGTGGCAAAGAAGGAGATCTTCGGCATCATCGGGAAGAGCGGGGCGGGCAAGACCACCCTCTCCGGGATCATATCGGGTATCATCGAGCCCACGAGCGGGGAGATGAACATCCTGATCGGTGACGACTGGGTGGACATGACAAAGCCCGGCATCGACCAGCGGGGCAGGGCCAAGGAATACATCGGGCTCCTGCACCAGGAATACGATCTCTTCCCCCACCGCACGGTGATTGACAATCTGACCGACTCGATTGGGCTGGATTTCCCTAAAGAGCTCGCGATCAGAAAAGCGATAGTCACGCTTCGGATGGCCGGGTTCACTGAAGAAAAATCAAAGGAGATCCTGAACCGGTACCCGGGCGAACTTTCTGACGGGGAACGGCACCGGGTTGCCCTTGCGCAGGTGCTCATCCGGGAGCCGCGCATCGTGATCCTCGACGAGCCGACCGGCACCATGGACCCCATCACCAAGCAGGACGTGAAGCACTCGATCCTGAATGCCCGCGACGAGATGGACGAGACCTTCATCGTGGTCTCGCACGACATGGATTTCGTCCGCGACATCTGTGACCGGCTTGCCCTCATGAGGGGCGGAAAGATCATTGATATCGGACCGACTGCTGCCATTCTTGCTCTGGTCACGGAAGAAGAGAAGACCCACTGA